One genomic segment of Virgibacillus doumboii includes these proteins:
- a CDS encoding fatty acid desaturase, with product MSKQKQVQLKKSVATFANPDIRASVRQLINTILPFLLIWFLAYQSLSVSVWLTLALAVVAAGFVIRIFIIFHDCTHGSFFKNGKANRIVGTITGIITLFAFEKWKRSHAIHHATSSNLDKRGTGDVWVMTVDEYVAASFWGRLAYRLYRNPIVMFGLGPIYLFLISNRFNRKGAKRKERMNTYLINASVAVIYALLIWAIGWQAFLIIQLPILFIAGSLGIWLFYVQHQFEDSYFENEDEWDFVKAAVDGSSYYKLPKVMQWMTGSIGFHHVHHLSPRVPNYKLEEAHESTPPLQQATTITLASSLKSIRFRLFDEENKSFVSFREIKDRLKKRKSGIQMSTGRSSIQEK from the coding sequence ATGAGTAAACAAAAACAGGTACAATTAAAAAAGAGCGTCGCAACCTTTGCGAACCCTGATATAAGGGCAAGTGTCCGGCAGTTAATCAATACAATACTCCCATTTCTGCTTATTTGGTTTTTGGCATACCAAAGCTTGTCGGTCTCGGTATGGTTAACTCTGGCACTAGCAGTTGTTGCTGCAGGATTTGTCATTCGAATTTTTATTATTTTCCATGATTGTACACATGGATCGTTTTTTAAAAATGGGAAGGCAAATCGGATTGTTGGTACAATCACTGGAATCATAACGTTGTTTGCCTTCGAAAAATGGAAGCGAAGTCATGCGATTCACCATGCGACCAGCAGTAACCTGGACAAGCGTGGTACTGGTGATGTATGGGTCATGACGGTTGATGAATATGTTGCTGCATCATTTTGGGGCAGGCTGGCATATCGTCTATACCGAAACCCAATCGTTATGTTCGGATTGGGTCCAATTTATCTTTTCTTAATTTCAAATCGTTTTAACCGAAAAGGGGCAAAACGGAAAGAACGAATGAATACGTACCTGATTAATGCATCGGTTGCAGTGATATACGCATTATTAATCTGGGCGATTGGCTGGCAGGCTTTCCTGATTATTCAATTGCCAATTCTGTTCATTGCAGGTTCACTGGGGATATGGTTGTTTTATGTCCAGCATCAGTTTGAAGATTCCTATTTTGAAAATGAAGATGAATGGGATTTTGTGAAAGCAGCCGTTGATGGAAGCTCCTATTACAAGCTTCCAAAAGTGATGCAGTGGATGACCGGAAGCATTGGTTTCCATCATGTTCACCATTTAAGTCCGCGAGTACCTAACTATAAATTGGAAGAGGCACATGAATCCACCCCACCATTACAGCAGGCAACAACGATAACATTGGCATCCAGCCTGAAATCAATTCGTTTTCGTCTGTTTGATGAAGAGAACAAGTCATTTGTAAGCTTCAGAGAGATAAAAGACAGGCTGAAAAAAAGAAAATCCGGAATACAAATGAGCACGGGAAGATCAAGTATTCAGGAAAAATAG
- a CDS encoding H-type small acid-soluble spore protein, with product MNRQRAEEIAQSANMKNVMYNGEQIYIQHVNEGSETARVFALNDPENEFDAQLANLNEKM from the coding sequence ATGAACAGGCAACGAGCAGAAGAAATTGCACAATCAGCTAATATGAAAAACGTTATGTACAACGGAGAACAGATCTATATCCAGCACGTAAACGAAGGATCTGAAACAGCACGGGTTTTCGCACTAAATGACCCGGAGAATGAATTTGATGCACAGCTGGCAAATCTGAACGAAAAGATGTAA
- a CDS encoding GNAT family N-acetyltransferase — protein sequence MENEAIFAAVPILETKHYTLRGLTEDDAGELFQFMSDRETMKYITPDPVKTKDELKEEVQTQLDNFTNRKEIPWAVEHNRNGDLVGKISLHKLSIWHKKAELGVVIRNEYQNQGVMTEVLDEILAFGFNTLGLNRIVGDIFAENKGSEKLLRNFGFTKEGILRQTDFDGVRYHDTVVLFVVKTGI from the coding sequence ATGGAGAATGAAGCTATTTTTGCAGCAGTTCCGATTCTGGAAACAAAACATTATACCTTAAGAGGTCTAACTGAAGATGACGCCGGTGAGTTGTTTCAATTTATGAGCGACCGGGAGACGATGAAATACATAACACCTGATCCGGTAAAGACGAAAGATGAGCTGAAAGAAGAAGTTCAAACACAGCTTGACAATTTTACGAATCGGAAAGAAATCCCCTGGGCGGTCGAACATAACAGGAACGGTGATCTTGTTGGTAAAATCAGCTTACATAAACTGAGTATCTGGCACAAAAAAGCCGAATTGGGCGTTGTTATTCGTAATGAATACCAAAATCAGGGTGTTATGACCGAGGTGCTGGATGAGATTTTAGCTTTTGGCTTTAATACCCTCGGCCTTAACCGGATTGTTGGTGATATTTTTGCTGAAAATAAAGGGTCAGAGAAATTGTTGAGGAATTTTGGTTTTACCAAAGAGGGAATCCTTAGACAAACGGATTTTGATGGTGTCCGATACCATGATACAGTTGTTTTATTCGTTGTTAAGACCGGAATATGA
- a CDS encoding MFS transporter codes for MINTGITFHIISIFDTNGLSPAIAAMVLSLMAIVGLPMSLISGFITEKIQTNYLLAIVFVIEIIFLILLLMTNSLLMAVVFGILWGIANGLERIGMNVIWPDYFGRKYVGSINGVGMTMVVIGSSLGPLPFGAGFDIFHNYTPVLLTSLIFPAMGLICALLARKPEKAKLEAK; via the coding sequence ATGATTAACACAGGAATTACATTTCATATTATTTCGATTTTTGATACGAACGGGCTGTCCCCGGCAATTGCCGCGATGGTATTAAGTTTAATGGCTATTGTGGGACTTCCGATGTCACTTATTTCAGGGTTTATAACTGAAAAAATCCAAACGAATTATCTGCTGGCAATTGTTTTTGTGATTGAAATTATTTTCCTTATATTGCTTTTGATGACAAACAGTCTGCTGATGGCGGTTGTGTTTGGAATATTATGGGGTATCGCAAATGGCCTGGAGCGGATTGGCATGAACGTCATCTGGCCGGATTATTTTGGGAGAAAATATGTAGGCAGTATTAACGGTGTAGGCATGACAATGGTGGTAATCGGTTCATCACTCGGGCCACTGCCGTTTGGTGCAGGTTTTGATATTTTCCATAATTACACGCCGGTTCTGCTTACATCTCTAATTTTCCCGGCAATGGGTCTTATTTGTGCACTACTGGCGCGAAAGCCTGAAAAAGCTAAGCTGGAAGCAAAATAA
- a CDS encoding class I SAM-dependent methyltransferase, which translates to MLKDTGERVIPEKMKITNDLLIEHVARYQFACEYAYGRVLDFASGTGYGSHMIAKKCKESVQEVVGVDLDSEAVKYARATYFHPLSKYVEGDVTDLELPGELGQFDCILSFETIEHVEDERQFLASIYQMLKPGGTLILSTPFGKGRGIPSGQPFHVHQLTVDEFKDLFRNYTSAHYYFQKGALITPAAGELETEYPLGIAICQK; encoded by the coding sequence ATGTTAAAAGATACAGGCGAACGGGTTATTCCCGAAAAGATGAAAATAACCAATGATTTACTGATTGAGCATGTGGCAAGGTACCAGTTTGCATGTGAATATGCGTATGGACGTGTGCTCGATTTTGCAAGTGGTACCGGCTATGGAAGTCATATGATCGCAAAAAAATGTAAGGAAAGCGTACAGGAAGTTGTTGGTGTTGACCTCGATTCGGAGGCGGTGAAATACGCACGTGCCACCTATTTTCACCCGCTTTCGAAATACGTGGAAGGCGATGTAACGGATTTAGAATTGCCGGGGGAATTGGGGCAGTTTGATTGCATCCTCAGTTTTGAAACAATTGAGCATGTAGAAGATGAAAGGCAATTTTTAGCGAGTATTTATCAGATGCTGAAACCTGGAGGGACCCTCATTTTGTCGACTCCATTTGGCAAGGGGCGTGGCATACCAAGCGGACAGCCGTTCCATGTCCACCAACTGACTGTTGATGAGTTTAAGGATTTGTTTCGGAATTACACATCCGCACATTATTATTTTCAAAAAGGTGCACTTATAACGCCTGCTGCGGGAGAACTTGAAACTGAATATCCACTTGGTATCGCCATTTGCCAAAAATAA
- a CDS encoding MFS transporter: MLGKKGFFQKFYYGWFIVFIGGLGIFFSGPGQTYSNSAFIDQYINDFGWSRTEVSSLYSSATLAAGLIMMFVGRFIDRFGQRFMMVTLGTVFAFACFFNSMVTNMFMLAIGFFLVRLLGQGTMSLIPNTLVAQWFVKKRGRAFSFMTIGSFLSAMLFPIVNTWIIQTWDWQIAWRFWGVMLLVVFVPIALFGVRNRPEEMGLEPDGFKASLDEGKGPVMGTALPEAEEDWTLKEAMRTWAF; this comes from the coding sequence TTGTTAGGCAAAAAAGGGTTTTTTCAGAAATTTTATTATGGTTGGTTTATCGTATTTATTGGCGGATTGGGAATTTTCTTCTCCGGTCCAGGTCAAACCTATTCCAACTCGGCATTCATTGATCAATACATAAACGATTTTGGCTGGTCACGTACAGAGGTTTCCAGTTTATATTCATCAGCCACACTCGCTGCCGGTCTTATTATGATGTTTGTTGGGCGTTTCATTGACAGATTTGGTCAGCGCTTCATGATGGTGACATTGGGTACGGTTTTCGCCTTTGCCTGCTTTTTCAACAGTATGGTCACGAATATGTTCATGCTGGCAATTGGCTTCTTTTTGGTACGTCTGTTAGGTCAGGGAACGATGTCACTGATTCCGAACACGCTTGTTGCCCAATGGTTCGTGAAAAAAAGAGGACGTGCCTTCAGCTTTATGACAATTGGGAGCTTTCTAAGTGCGATGCTGTTTCCGATTGTTAATACGTGGATTATTCAGACATGGGATTGGCAAATTGCCTGGCGTTTCTGGGGTGTGATGCTCCTCGTTGTATTTGTCCCGATTGCTTTATTCGGTGTTCGCAACCGCCCGGAGGAAATGGGGCTTGAACCGGATGGATTTAAAGCTTCTTTGGACGAAGGAAAAGGGCCAGTTATGGGCACGGCTCTTCCTGAAGCTGAGGAAGATTGGACGCTGAAAGAAGCAATGCGTACCTGGGCTTTCTGA
- a CDS encoding response regulator transcription factor, whose protein sequence is MIRIVIAEDQGMLLGALGSLLNLEEDMEVVGKAKNGEEALTLVKQHQPDICIMDIEMPLKSGLDAAEELTDNPCKVIVLTTFARTGYFERARKAGVSGYLLKDSPSEELASSIRIIMDGRRIYAPELVDMAYDNGNPLTAREEQVIKLIADGKNTKEIAERLYLTNGTVRNYVSVILDKLEAGNRIEAISKVKEKGWIK, encoded by the coding sequence GTGATACGCATTGTGATTGCTGAGGACCAGGGAATGCTGCTCGGAGCACTTGGGTCATTGCTTAACCTGGAAGAAGATATGGAAGTTGTCGGGAAGGCAAAGAATGGTGAAGAAGCATTAACATTGGTGAAGCAGCACCAGCCTGATATTTGTATTATGGATATTGAAATGCCGTTAAAGAGTGGACTTGATGCAGCTGAAGAATTAACGGACAACCCTTGTAAAGTAATTGTATTAACAACCTTTGCCCGAACAGGCTATTTTGAACGGGCACGAAAAGCCGGGGTGAGCGGATATTTGCTGAAAGACAGTCCGAGTGAAGAGTTGGCCAGCTCAATTCGTATAATCATGGATGGCAGACGAATTTATGCGCCGGAGCTTGTTGATATGGCATATGATAATGGGAATCCCCTGACTGCACGCGAGGAACAGGTGATTAAACTTATAGCAGATGGTAAAAATACAAAGGAAATTGCGGAAAGGCTTTATCTCACCAATGGTACAGTCCGCAATTATGTATCCGTTATTCTGGACAAGCTTGAAGCAGGCAACAGAATTGAAGCTATTTCAAAAGTGAAGGAGAAAGGCTGGATTAAGTAG
- a CDS encoding H-type small acid-soluble spore protein: MESKRVQEIMDSITMINVKYHGIPVYIQEVNTDSEMATIFPLDEMHNEQQVDLQGLFEDGP; this comes from the coding sequence ATGGAAAGTAAGCGTGTACAGGAGATAATGGATTCCATAACAATGATCAACGTAAAATATCACGGTATCCCCGTTTATATACAGGAAGTAAATACGGATAGTGAAATGGCAACCATATTCCCACTTGATGAGATGCACAATGAACAGCAGGTTGATTTACAAGGTTTATTTGAAGATGGTCCATAA
- a CDS encoding D-glycero-alpha-D-manno-heptose-1,7-bisphosphate 7-phosphatase, translating into MEIGMFLDRDGVINEVLSHRVKFVNKPGDFHLLDGAGEAIKRFNDNGFKVFVVTNQGGIGLGFMKETALEKVHKKMQADLAAYEAKIDDIAYCPHKPHAGCACRKPKPQMLFDLAEKHDIDLAESYMVGDREPDIQAGKEAGTQTILIGDLSNEQADADMYFPDLISVANWLEIKQ; encoded by the coding sequence ATGGAGATTGGAATGTTTTTGGATCGGGATGGCGTAATAAATGAAGTACTCAGTCACCGGGTGAAATTTGTAAACAAGCCCGGTGATTTTCATCTGCTTGATGGTGCTGGTGAAGCGATAAAACGGTTTAATGATAATGGATTCAAGGTTTTTGTCGTCACTAACCAAGGTGGAATTGGCCTAGGGTTTATGAAGGAAACCGCTTTGGAAAAGGTTCATAAAAAGATGCAGGCTGATTTGGCTGCATACGAAGCTAAAATTGATGATATCGCCTATTGTCCACACAAACCACATGCCGGGTGTGCCTGCCGGAAGCCGAAGCCGCAAATGCTTTTCGACCTTGCTGAAAAACATGATATTGATTTAGCCGAAAGCTATATGGTTGGTGACAGGGAACCGGATATACAAGCCGGAAAAGAAGCAGGAACACAAACCATTCTTATTGGAGACCTTAGTAATGAACAAGCTGATGCGGATATGTATTTTCCCGACCTTATTTCAGTTGCCAATTGGCTGGAAATTAAACAATAA
- a CDS encoding cation:proton antiporter, producing MQGIDLHQIFSFVLILVLIAAGITAIAKVFKRPYPIALVIAGNIIGLINIPIPEPVNIFITEGEVFNFAVITLFLPALLGEAALKLPFSHLYDNKKPILLLAFGGTFLSFVVIGFSSMWLLQLSIPAAFVFASVMSATDPVSVLSIFNSLGVNKRLATVIEGETDRLTELTSDH from the coding sequence ATGCAGGGGATCGATTTACACCAGATATTCTCGTTTGTTCTTATACTGGTTTTGATTGCAGCCGGAATTACAGCGATTGCAAAAGTATTTAAAAGACCTTATCCGATCGCGCTTGTTATTGCAGGTAATATTATTGGACTTATCAATATTCCTATTCCCGAACCAGTAAATATATTTATTACAGAAGGGGAAGTTTTTAACTTTGCAGTGATTACGCTGTTCCTGCCTGCGTTATTAGGCGAAGCCGCATTAAAGCTTCCTTTTTCACATCTGTATGATAATAAAAAACCGATTCTCTTGCTGGCTTTTGGCGGAACTTTTTTATCATTTGTTGTTATTGGCTTTTCTTCCATGTGGCTACTGCAGCTTTCCATCCCGGCAGCATTTGTATTTGCTTCTGTCATGAGTGCGACTGACCCGGTGAGTGTTTTATCAATTTTTAACAGCCTCGGCGTGAACAAACGGCTTGCCACGGTAATCGAAGGAGAAACAGATAGGCTCACCGAATTGACAAGTGACCACTAA
- a CDS encoding sensor histidine kinase, with protein MQKWYHIIPKNTGLSIYAWIIFCILPFYFIFRTSGTLEIIFGILMILLFFTAYRISFLSKGWTVYLSVSLEMVISIVMTVFLGYVYFALFLAFYIGNVEHKRRFISLYVVHLVTTVTAVTIGFFTQNEIFLSQLPFIIFSVIGVILLPQTLYFRNKRERLESELKDANQKLSQLVVLEERQRIARDLHDILGQKLSLIGLKSDLAGKLMSIEPDKAKNEINDIHQTARTALKEVREMVSDMKGAKLEDEMVRVQQVLEAAQIEFHLEGNLELTKTPPLVENVLSMCLKEAVTNIVKHSQATSCTVSIEQSPNELRMEVKDNGTGMEERIDFYKENGLQGMKERLEFVNGSLEIKSSNGTLLTIRVPNVVQQTKLEELS; from the coding sequence ATGCAGAAGTGGTATCATATTATCCCGAAAAATACCGGGCTCAGTATTTACGCATGGATTATCTTTTGTATTTTGCCTTTTTATTTTATTTTCCGAACCTCCGGAACACTGGAAATTATCTTTGGGATTTTAATGATATTACTATTTTTCACTGCATACAGAATATCCTTCCTCTCGAAAGGCTGGACAGTTTATTTATCAGTCAGTTTAGAAATGGTAATAAGCATCGTCATGACAGTGTTTTTGGGATACGTTTATTTCGCATTATTTTTGGCATTTTACATCGGTAACGTGGAACATAAACGACGATTTATTTCCCTTTATGTTGTTCATCTTGTCACAACAGTCACAGCCGTAACAATTGGCTTTTTTACCCAAAATGAAATATTTCTTTCGCAGCTTCCGTTTATTATTTTTAGTGTAATTGGTGTCATTCTGCTGCCGCAAACCCTTTATTTTCGTAATAAGCGGGAGCGATTGGAAAGTGAGTTGAAGGATGCGAATCAAAAGCTTTCGCAATTGGTGGTTCTTGAAGAACGTCAGCGGATTGCCCGTGATTTACATGATATATTGGGGCAAAAGCTCTCGCTTATCGGGTTAAAAAGTGATTTGGCAGGGAAGCTGATGAGCATCGAACCTGACAAGGCAAAAAATGAAATAAATGACATCCACCAGACGGCACGGACTGCATTAAAAGAGGTTCGTGAAATGGTATCGGATATGAAAGGTGCCAAACTGGAAGATGAAATGGTGCGGGTTCAGCAAGTTTTGGAGGCCGCACAAATCGAATTTCATTTGGAAGGAAACCTGGAGCTTACCAAAACTCCTCCATTGGTCGAGAATGTACTTAGTATGTGTCTGAAGGAAGCTGTCACCAACATTGTAAAGCACAGTCAGGCTACTTCATGCACCGTATCAATTGAACAATCACCAAATGAATTACGTATGGAAGTAAAGGATAATGGAACAGGTATGGAAGAAAGAATCGATTTTTATAAGGAAAATGGTCTTCAGGGGATGAAAGAGCGGCTGGAATTTGTCAATGGGAGTCTGGAAATAAAGTCATCAAATGGTACATTACTTACCATTCGCGTGCCAAATGTGGTTCAACAAACAAAACTGGAGGAGTTGTCGTGA
- a CDS encoding CDGSH iron-sulfur domain-containing protein: protein MSEKGTIKVNDNGPYLVKGNVEMVDAKGNVFETKKAFSLCRCGQSSNKPFCDGTHKKIGFESEPRAE, encoded by the coding sequence GTGAGTGAAAAAGGAACAATCAAAGTAAATGATAATGGACCATATCTGGTCAAAGGCAATGTGGAAATGGTTGACGCAAAAGGAAACGTATTTGAAACGAAAAAGGCCTTTTCCCTATGTCGCTGCGGGCAGTCATCCAACAAACCATTCTGTGATGGAACCCACAAAAAGATTGGATTTGAAAGTGAGCCGCGTGCTGAGTAA
- a CDS encoding FAD-binding dehydrogenase yields the protein MYHDVIVIGAGLAGLVATKELADAGKKVLLLDQEPESSFGGQAWWSFGGLFLVDSPEQRRMGVKDSKELAWQDWLGTAGFDREDDEDYWGKKWAEAYVDFAAGEKREWLREMGVRFFPVVGWAERGGYDAEGHGNSVPRFHIVWGTGPGIVAPFEKSVREHMENGLVEFLPRHRVDNLIIRNGKIVGAGGAVLAQSSADRGEESNRDIIDDFEYEAEAVLVTSGGIGANFELIRENWPSRLGKPPQNMISGVPAHVDGRMISITEEAGGRIVNRDRMWHYTEGIKNWNPVWWKHGIRILPGPSSLWLDATGKRLPAPNFPGFDTLGTLETIQKTGYDYSWFILTQRIIEREFALSGSEQNPDLTGKSIKKLLSRVLPGAPDPVNAFMEKGEDFVVADNIHNLVIGMNKLTGKKMLDIEHIKRQVEARDREIDNTFTKDLQITAMRGARTYRGDKLIRVAAPHKMLDPKNGPLIAVRLNILSRKTLGGLQTDLSGNVLNEAGEAIPGLYAAGEVSGFGGGGVHGYRALEGTFLGGCLFTGREAGRAIAETLK from the coding sequence TTGTATCATGATGTAATCGTAATTGGAGCAGGACTTGCAGGGTTAGTTGCCACAAAAGAGCTTGCAGATGCCGGTAAAAAAGTGCTTCTTTTGGATCAGGAGCCTGAAAGTTCATTTGGCGGACAGGCATGGTGGTCCTTTGGCGGTCTGTTTCTAGTCGACTCACCGGAACAGCGCCGGATGGGAGTAAAAGATTCAAAAGAACTGGCATGGCAGGATTGGCTTGGTACGGCAGGTTTTGACAGGGAAGATGACGAGGATTATTGGGGGAAGAAATGGGCAGAGGCGTATGTTGATTTTGCTGCCGGGGAAAAACGGGAATGGCTCCGGGAAATGGGAGTACGGTTCTTTCCGGTAGTTGGCTGGGCAGAACGTGGTGGGTATGATGCAGAGGGACACGGGAACTCAGTGCCCCGTTTTCATATTGTATGGGGAACAGGTCCTGGAATTGTCGCCCCATTTGAAAAAAGTGTGCGCGAACATATGGAAAATGGGCTTGTGGAATTCCTTCCAAGACATCGCGTTGACAACCTTATCATCCGCAACGGCAAAATTGTCGGAGCAGGAGGGGCGGTTCTCGCGCAAAGTTCAGCTGACCGTGGTGAAGAAAGCAATCGAGACATAATTGATGACTTTGAGTATGAAGCTGAGGCTGTATTGGTGACAAGCGGCGGGATTGGTGCAAACTTTGAGTTGATCCGTGAAAATTGGCCGAGCCGTCTTGGCAAACCTCCCCAAAATATGATTTCTGGTGTCCCGGCACATGTTGATGGACGGATGATTTCCATTACAGAGGAAGCAGGTGGACGAATCGTTAACCGGGACCGGATGTGGCACTATACGGAAGGAATAAAAAATTGGAACCCGGTCTGGTGGAAACACGGAATACGAATACTCCCGGGACCATCATCGTTATGGCTGGATGCTACCGGAAAAAGGCTACCGGCTCCTAATTTTCCGGGCTTCGACACACTCGGTACACTTGAAACAATTCAAAAAACGGGTTACGACTATTCCTGGTTCATTTTGACGCAACGAATAATTGAACGTGAATTCGCACTTTCCGGCTCCGAACAGAATCCTGATTTGACCGGAAAAAGCATTAAAAAGTTATTAAGCCGTGTCCTTCCAGGTGCTCCTGATCCGGTTAATGCTTTTATGGAAAAAGGTGAGGATTTTGTTGTTGCTGATAATATTCATAATCTTGTTATCGGCATGAATAAACTGACTGGAAAAAAGATGCTGGATATCGAGCATATTAAACGTCAGGTCGAAGCGCGGGACCGTGAAATTGATAATACGTTTACGAAGGATCTCCAAATAACGGCGATGCGTGGAGCACGAACATATCGTGGGGATAAATTAATCCGGGTTGCTGCTCCACATAAAATGCTCGATCCGAAGAATGGCCCGCTGATTGCTGTCAGGCTGAACATCCTCAGCCGTAAAACATTAGGCGGACTACAGACAGATTTATCGGGAAATGTGCTGAATGAAGCAGGTGAAGCCATTCCCGGTCTTTATGCAGCCGGTGAGGTCTCTGGGTTTGGTGGCGGTGGCGTACACGGATATCGTGCGCTCGAAGGAACATTTCTTGGCGGTTGCCTGTTCACCGGTCGTGAAGCAGGACGGGCAATAGCGGAAACATTGAAATAA
- a CDS encoding YfiT family bacillithiol transferase: MDVKFPIGQLQVPEKVTLENIQEWLKQIETYTIRLRETVDALSDEELSRTYRDGSWTVRGLVHHIADSQLNMYQRLKLALTDDNPTVPAFDQEKWAVQPDTKLPVESSVKLLEGINERIVSLGNSLTEEQLNRAFTHQQNGDITVATKVAKLAWHEEHHLAHIKIALSK; the protein is encoded by the coding sequence ATGGATGTCAAATTTCCGATTGGGCAGTTACAAGTTCCTGAAAAAGTTACATTAGAAAATATCCAAGAATGGCTGAAGCAAATCGAAACTTACACGATTCGGTTAAGGGAAACGGTTGATGCATTAAGCGATGAGGAATTAAGCAGAACATATCGTGATGGCAGCTGGACAGTTCGCGGGCTTGTTCATCACATTGCAGATTCTCAGTTGAACATGTATCAACGTTTGAAGCTGGCTTTAACAGATGACAATCCAACAGTACCAGCTTTTGATCAAGAAAAGTGGGCTGTTCAGCCGGATACAAAACTTCCTGTAGAAAGTTCTGTTAAACTGCTGGAAGGTATAAATGAGCGTATCGTATCTTTAGGAAATAGTTTAACTGAAGAGCAATTAAATCGGGCTTTTACTCACCAGCAAAACGGTGACATTACAGTCGCAACAAAAGTTGCAAAATTAGCTTGGCACGAAGAGCATCACCTGGCCCATATAAAAATCGCATTATCAAAATAA
- a CDS encoding polysaccharide deacetylase family protein, with the protein MAVFYNKLIELLNIETHAEQSYLRIRIASDQDLELLWKIDNATAENLKAATVFDGNYRYRLSFNGSWDYGKEQYVSFMNRTYRDQSEKVYFTCSEDYVKALEAIKRQEINSMDNLSFLSMNLPQEEEPKQVQELQEPEKTQPKRKNHKFTWVAAACISVISIVLIGFSGHTYFAQKESTDEKVVAEAKMNESKANVENEEPESKTDSTNTESTSTKPADPEKDKPAEQSEIPLVELGNGLTYSIPDGSVALTFDDGPSRYSKKLVDILKEYQVGGTFFFIGMNVKKNPEYVRYVNSNGFSIGTHSMNHVNVSQLSYKKQEHEVMKATQLVEAIINEEVDLFRPPYGKHDQLTQNLINEHNRKMVLWNKDPKDWKSENANRIINYIKRSDMSGSIIILHETQATIDALPQIIEYLQGQGLEIVNLT; encoded by the coding sequence ATGGCAGTCTTTTATAATAAATTAATTGAACTATTAAACATTGAAACGCATGCTGAACAATCTTATTTACGAATACGAATAGCCTCTGATCAAGATCTGGAATTGCTATGGAAAATTGATAATGCTACAGCTGAAAACCTGAAAGCTGCCACTGTATTTGATGGAAATTACAGATACAGATTATCCTTCAATGGCTCCTGGGACTACGGCAAGGAGCAGTACGTTTCCTTTATGAACAGAACGTATCGGGATCAGAGTGAAAAGGTTTATTTTACCTGCTCGGAAGATTATGTAAAAGCTTTGGAAGCCATTAAACGTCAGGAAATAAACAGCATGGATAATCTATCATTTTTATCTATGAATCTACCACAAGAGGAAGAACCAAAACAGGTACAGGAACTTCAGGAGCCGGAAAAAACGCAGCCCAAAAGAAAAAATCATAAATTCACATGGGTTGCTGCAGCCTGTATCAGTGTTATATCAATCGTTTTGATTGGATTTTCCGGACATACATATTTTGCTCAAAAGGAATCTACGGACGAAAAAGTAGTAGCTGAAGCAAAAATGAATGAAAGTAAAGCTAATGTGGAAAACGAGGAACCCGAGTCAAAAACTGACTCGACCAATACCGAATCAACCAGTACCAAACCAGCCGATCCGGAGAAAGACAAGCCCGCTGAACAATCTGAAATTCCCTTGGTCGAACTCGGTAACGGACTGACATACAGTATTCCTGATGGAAGTGTTGCGCTTACTTTCGATGATGGCCCATCGAGATACTCCAAAAAGCTCGTTGATATTTTAAAAGAGTATCAAGTCGGCGGCACATTTTTCTTCATCGGAATGAATGTGAAAAAAAATCCTGAATATGTCCGCTATGTAAATTCCAATGGTTTTTCAATCGGTACGCATTCGATGAACCATGTAAATGTTTCACAGCTTTCTTATAAAAAACAGGAACATGAAGTAATGAAAGCAACACAACTGGTTGAAGCTATTATAAATGAAGAAGTTGACCTTTTCAGACCACCATATGGAAAACATGACCAACTGACACAGAACTTAATCAATGAACATAACAGGAAAATGGTGTTATGGAATAAGGACCCGAAAGATTGGAAAAGTGAAAATGCCAATAGGATCATAAATTATATAAAGAGATCTGACATGTCCGGGTCGATTATCATTCTTCACGAAACCCAGGCTACCATCGATGCACTGCCTCAAATTATTGAGTATTTGCAGGGGCAAGGATTAGAAATTGTGAATTTAACATGA